TGCGTCCTCTCGGACACAGCCCACCCGCACCGCCCGCAGCCCATCATCAGGCCGCCAGGCCCCGGATCACGCCATGCGCCTGCTCGTTTCGCAACTCCATCGTGTACTCACCAATCATCTGTCCCGCGTCGCGATCACCCGTCGCGGCCAGCGGCTTGTAGTGGAAGCTACGGCCCCCAAGCGGCAACACATCAATCCTCGACGAATCAAGCAACAAAACCGTATCCGCCGGAATCCAACGCGACAACACCACGCGACACACACCAAAATCACTCTCGTACACACTCACCAGATCCTTGAACCGAGTGTCTTCCGGCCCAAACCCACGTGCCGATGTGACGAAACCATTGATCCGACGCTTCTGCGCCCCGCCAACCACGATCAAGTCCACCGAACCCGATGACGAATCCCAGATGCCCCGAAGAGCCGCATTCAACTGCTCCTCGGTCAGGTGATGATCAACAGAACTCACCGTCTCACCCGCAGGGAACCCACCAGCGCCACTCGTATACAGATTGGTACTCACATGCGGGATGATCCCTCGCATCGTCCGCCGCACCGTCGATCCCCCCTCTGGTGAACTGCTGGCCGATACACCGTTGACCACGCAGTTCTCTAGATCACGCATCAGCTCACGAAGTCGCTCCTGCTTCTGGTAATCCATCTCATCCGACACAGCGACCCGACGCGTAGCAAGCATCGTCCCAGACACCTCAACCGCCGAGGTGAAGATCTGCGTGTAGTTCTGCTTCCTCACCCGATTCGTAAACCGAGCCACAGGCGAATCATCGCCCTCGAGCGCCGCATTACCCAGAATCCTCAGGTCCTGATTGTCCGCCAGATTCTCTGCGGTCGTCCCGCCGTACCCTCGCACGACCGTCAGAGCATTACTCCCAGTGTCAGCCGCCGTAACCAACATTACCTCTCGTGAACCCGTCACCTGAACCTGATCCCCCACTCGGAACCGGTCCGCGTTCTCCACCACGAACGTCGTATCAACATCAGCATCCGTGAACGCTGCATCGTTGATCCGATCCGTGTTCGGCAGCAAGCCGTCCTCAAGCCACTCATGCACCGTACCACTCGCCACACGCCCAGGGTCACCCAGGGCGTCAAGCAACGGCGTCTCATAAGGACTCACAATGCCCACAATGTCCGAAACGTCCTCTGCCAACTCCGGCAGCGTCGACCCACCCGAATACGTCGCCTTACCCGTAAATGCCATCCATCAGCCTCCTTCTTGATTTAACTCAAAACAACCTCAACACCACTCACCGCGACCGACGCAGCCGCAAATACGCCAGCAAATCACGACGATGACCGGATGCCCGCGCCTTACGTGCGGCAACCACATCACCCGTCTCCGGCTCCTCGCCCATCACACCCATCCCGGCATCAACCATCCGCTCACGAAACAGATACGGCCGATGCTTCCTCAGATCCTCCACCGCCAGATCCAGATCCTCCTCATCCATCTGCTCCACTGCCGCTTCGGTCAGCAACCTGGCCGCCTCAAGATCAACAACCTCTGTGCCCGCCAGAAGATCATCAATCCGAGTCCGTCTCTCCAGCCTCGTCATCGCTGCCTTCGTGCTCTCGAGCCGGCTCCGCAGCGCATCACGCTCGCGCTCGATCTCTGCCATCCGATCCTCTTCACCCATCACAACAGCCTCTGCTTCACTCATCGCGTCCGCTCCTGATCAATGTCCTCATGTGGTTCCCCAGCGGCCGCGCCGCCTTCGCTGTCGCCATAACCCAACTCATCGAGAATTCGCCCCCTCGGAACCCCAAGCTCCGCCTTCGCCTGCGCGTTCTTGAGTACCTGGCCCTCGTTCTCAGGCAGCATGCTCGGCCACTCCAGACGAATACGCCGATCCCGCGGATCATTCCCGTACCACCCCATCACATGCGCCGCATGCAAGGCCAACTCGCTCACACGAGCCAGACCATCGCCATACGTCACACGCTTCTTCTCCGTCTTCGCGAGCGTCCCCATCAAGATCACGCGTAGAGCATTCTCGCTGGTCAGATTGCCGACACGACCTCGAATCAGCCCCGCAGCAATAGGCGTAACCCCACTCACCTTGTCCAGGGCATCGCGCAGCTCCCGAAGATGCGACTCCTCCGACGGACTCACCGCATCGCCGCCAAACGATTCAATCGTCGCCTCAGGATTATCAGTCGCCCACATCTGACCCGGCCCCACGAGACGCTCTGTGAACCCCTCAATCCCCTTGCCCAGGTACATCTTGAACGACTGAAACGTCACACGGTTCGCACGATCCGACAGCCGCGTGTTCAGCTCATCCTGCAGGGGCAGCAACGGCTCAACATCACTCAACCCCGCATACCGAAGCGGTTGCGCAATATTCTGAATGTGGACCACCGGAACGCGCCCAAGCTGATTCACACCCCGCGCCTCAAGCTCCAGCCCGACATCATCTCTATCCGCTTCGGTAAACCGTCGGTAACCAAGGTCCGTCCACGCCTCGACACGCCCGCGACCAGCACCCACCCGCGTCTGGACCGCGTACCCCACAAGACGCCGGTAATCGTTCGCGTCCGTCTCTGGCACAGCCCGCGGTGCCTCAACCAGCTCAAGCGCAAACCGCGAAGCCAACGCATCCGCGTCCACTCTCCGGCCCACCACACCTGTCTCTCGTACCCGAAGCAGCACATCAACATGCCCGTAGACCGACCCCAGCAACGCCAGGTTTTGCAGAAACTGAACACCACCACTCTGCTCGATCAGCGACCCAAGAAACCGCTCGATGAACCTTCGTCGTTCGACCGTCCCGGCCTCACTGCGAATCGCCACCGGTCGCCCGAACATAAAGTCCACCAGTGAATGCACGCGCCAGGCAATATCATTCTCTGTAACCACCTCACGCCCCGGACGCCGCAGCCGCTCAGGCAGCCCAGCTTCCTGAGCCGTCCGGTGCCGCACCGAGCCATCACGCGCCGATTCCGCCACCACAGGGTTCCGGTAATAAGACCAAAGCCGCCGAAGCCACGGCTCTCTCTCAAGCCGGTGCCCCGCTAATCGCTCGGTCAGAACATCCGAATCCAGAAAACCCGTTTTCATCCGGCCGCCTCCATGAACGGGACACCCCGTCTACAGAGAGGTCCAGACACAACTCGCGCGCGCTCAAAGCCGACAAAACCACCCCCGAATATATGAATAAAATCATTTAAATAAATAACTTATAAATAACAACGGCCTCCCTGGCGCCCTCTGCGCCCAAAGCCAACCCCCACAACCTCACCTTGTGATTTCCCTCAAGTGATGATTTAATAGGCAGACGATGGGTGGACATGAACAAGAATTAGACATTCTGGAGGAGATCAGCCTCATCCTCGGCGACGGCCTCGACCTCCCACAGGTCTTTCAGCGGGCCATGGCGGTCCTCACGCAACGCCTGGGCATCCTCCGCGCCTCACTCGTCCTCCATGACCAGCAGGATGACCGCCTCAAAACCGTCGCCGCCGTCGGACTCTCCGCCAAGGAACAGCAACGCGGCCGCTACGCCCGTGGCGAAGGCGTCACCGGCACCGTCCTCGACACCGGGCAACCCGCCATCATCCCCGACATCGCCAAACACCCCGACTTCCTCAACCGCACCCGTGCCCGCGCCGCCACGGATACCGACGACAAAGCCCCGCCCATCAGCTTCCTCTGCATCCCCATCAAGGACACCCAACAACTCGTCGGAGCCATGAGCGTCGACAAGCCCTTCATCTCCGACGCCCAACTCCAGGCCGACACACGACTGCTCACCATCATCGCCGGACTCATGGGACAGGCCTACCGCATCCACAACCTCGTCCAGATCGAACGCTCTCAGTGGATAGCCCAGACCCAGTTGCTCCGCGATGACCTCCGCGATCGCTACACCTTCGGCAACATCATCGGCAGCGCACCCGCCATGCTCGATGTCCTCTCCTCCATCGCACAGGTCGCCGAATCACGAGCCACCGTCCTCATCCTTGGCGAAACCGGCTGCGGCAAGGAACTCGTCGCCAAAGCCATCCACTACAACTCCCCAAGACGAAACAAACCCCTCATCCGCGTCAACTGCGGAGCACTCGCCCCCCAACTCCTCGAATCCGAACTTTTCGGCCACGTCAAAGGCTCCTTCACAGGCGCTATCCGCGATAA
This Phycisphaeraceae bacterium DNA region includes the following protein-coding sequences:
- a CDS encoding DUF5309 family protein, with translation MAFTGKATYSGGSTLPELAEDVSDIVGIVSPYETPLLDALGDPGRVASGTVHEWLEDGLLPNTDRINDAAFTDADVDTTFVVENADRFRVGDQVQVTGSREVMLVTAADTGSNALTVVRGYGGTTAENLADNQDLRILGNAALEGDDSPVARFTNRVRKQNYTQIFTSAVEVSGTMLATRRVAVSDEMDYQKQERLRELMRDLENCVVNGVSASSSPEGGSTVRRTMRGIIPHVSTNLYTSGAGGFPAGETVSSVDHHLTEEQLNAALRGIWDSSSGSVDLIVVGGAQKRRINGFVTSARGFGPEDTRFKDLVSVYESDFGVCRVVLSRWIPADTVLLLDSSRIDVLPLGGRSFHYKPLAATGDRDAGQMIGEYTMELRNEQAHGVIRGLAA
- a CDS encoding phage portal protein yields the protein MKTGFLDSDVLTERLAGHRLEREPWLRRLWSYYRNPVVAESARDGSVRHRTAQEAGLPERLRRPGREVVTENDIAWRVHSLVDFMFGRPVAIRSEAGTVERRRFIERFLGSLIEQSGGVQFLQNLALLGSVYGHVDVLLRVRETGVVGRRVDADALASRFALELVEAPRAVPETDANDYRRLVGYAVQTRVGAGRGRVEAWTDLGYRRFTEADRDDVGLELEARGVNQLGRVPVVHIQNIAQPLRYAGLSDVEPLLPLQDELNTRLSDRANRVTFQSFKMYLGKGIEGFTERLVGPGQMWATDNPEATIESFGGDAVSPSEESHLRELRDALDKVSGVTPIAAGLIRGRVGNLTSENALRVILMGTLAKTEKKRVTYGDGLARVSELALHAAHVMGWYGNDPRDRRIRLEWPSMLPENEGQVLKNAQAKAELGVPRGRILDELGYGDSEGGAAAGEPHEDIDQERTR
- a CDS encoding sigma 54-interacting transcriptional regulator; amino-acid sequence: MGGHEQELDILEEISLILGDGLDLPQVFQRAMAVLTQRLGILRASLVLHDQQDDRLKTVAAVGLSAKEQQRGRYARGEGVTGTVLDTGQPAIIPDIAKHPDFLNRTRARAATDTDDKAPPISFLCIPIKDTQQLVGAMSVDKPFISDAQLQADTRLLTIIAGLMGQAYRIHNLVQIERSQWIAQTQLLRDDLRDRYTFGNIIGSAPAMLDVLSSIAQVAESRATVLILGETGCGKELVAKAIHYNSPRRNKPLIRVNCGALAPQLLESELFGHVKGSFTGAIRDKTGRFEAAQGGTIFLDEIGTLDPQLQVRLLRVLQEREFERVGDHRTQQVDARVIAATNLDLEHEVRKGNFREDLYYRLNVVTIHLPPLRNRREDIPLLVDHFLDRFNQENNKNLHKVSRSLMNTLLRYPWPGNVRELENAMERAVVLANTEDFTEDLLPLQIRLFSQQTRSSGSDQSLDALCSRLAQLAINQHAADGQIYGQVIHEVERHLIREALAQNEGVKIRTADFLGINRNTLNKKVRDLGLEDPEPGPPN